The genomic interval TATCAAAAGCACATGAGCAACTCTTTTTATGGTTCCTTTGACTTCCGTTCGGGCTTATAACATAAATGCCGAAAGTACTTGCTTTGACTTGTAACTCTATTTTATTACACTGAAATGAAGGCCAAAAATAGCATGGTCTTCATTTACCAATATCCCTTTGTTCCTTTGTTGGGGTTTCAACTTCAAACCTTTATTAAGGGTATCTGAACACACCTGCCCAAACCCCCACACACCATAACTATAAACTTTATCGCTTTTCTCTTGAAAAATGTAagcaattaaatttaaatgattcGTTTTAATGCGTTAATATTGTTTACAATGTCCGAAATAATCTGACGTGAACattgttttctctttttgaaCAGGTCAAAATCTGGTTCCAGAACCGGAGATCCAAGTTCAAGAAACTTTACAAGAACGGCGAGGTTCCGCTGGAGCACAGCCCGAACGCCAGCGACTCCATGGCCTGCAACTCCCCTCCATCGCCGGCTGTTTGGGACAATAGCGCGCACTCTAGCCAGGTCAGCCGGGGGCAGATCCCCCAGCCACCCCTCAGTTCCACACCCCCCTACATGGAAGATTACAGCAATCACTGGTACCAGCAGGGATCACATTTACAGCATCCAGTGCACCACCCAGGACCACCACAGAGCGTGGGGGCCGTGTATTAACAGACACTGATGGAAGAGTTTAATATAAGAGGGAAAAAGACTTTTGAAAGACTCCACAGAAATAAGCTGAGAGATGCTCCGCGAGTATCTGGGGTCGAACGGCACACTTGTGGTGGCATTTTGTGGACTGTTTAAACGCATATCTGTTGATATGAATGCTTTGTGTTGAAATAACAGTAGTGTAATAACGATGTTTCAATGTGTCCCGGCTACTCAGACCTATTTCATATGCACATAGGTGTAGGTTAAACGATGTAAAGGAAGTTTAGAGTGGTTTtaaattattatgttttatgacttcctttgttttcatgttttgttcattgaTAGATGAATATTAAAATACGTTTTAAAGAATGATTAAACCCCAATTGTGTAGTTATCAGCCACACCACCCACAATGTGGGCTGGTGTCGCGTGCGTCAGAGACTCAGGACATAAGTTATATAGACTTGTACAAAATGTTGAAAGCTGTACATAtgtgtttaaataaaacagaaccaCTAAATTCGTGTCACTTCGAAAGATTTCACGGTGGTGCTCGAACCATTTTATATTCCTGTAAGTAGTTTGATTGTTAGGCCTATTCTGTCAAACTGAATAAATGCGAATTGAAAATATTTCCTCATTTACTCTCTTTGCTTAATGCCACAGCTTACCATCATAATACAAAAAGCAGCCATTGTGCACATATTTCGTCTATTCTGCTTGAAATTATTTACTAATATCAAGCTTGCAGTGATATCGCTTTGTTCCGGGTCTTAGGAAAGGGTTAAATCAGACAGATGTTATTTTGTGATGTGTTTGCATGCATAAGCCTGGTAGGTCTGCGTGCAAAGAGGCTGTAGGAGGCGACAGGCAAGCAGACATGTTGGAGTCACTGGATTTTATTAGTATTCTGTTGGCAGATAACAAGATAGACTACAGCGAAGGAGGGGGTGACTACTGAAATAAAGCCTTGAGCTTTAGGGATAGTCGGTCACAACAAGAATAGGCAGGGAAAACAAAGGCATCAGACGAGGCCTAGAAAAACCCCATGAGGTTTACAGGTATATGCAAATTACAGCTCGATGGTATTTCAAAGCGGCATTTAACCTGTTCCCTCCCAGATTCCGCCTTCCCGCGGTTTTGGTTTCTTTTTCATATAGCCTATTATCGGTCGGTATGACTTTCTGCAATAATGTAGGCCTATTAACGTGGAATAAATATGTAGCCTGacagatataaataaaaaaaactttaacagatTCACAGTTAATGTACATTCAAACCTAGTATTAACTGACAATATCTGATGAATTTAATCTGCTTAAAGATTCAAGTGCCAAGCGAAGCTATAGCAAGCgtccattttgtttattttaaaaaactgtgaAAAGTTTCGTTCAGTCTCAGGTATCTGCTATAGGTTGGTGTGTTTATGGTGGTTTGGAGTTTACCAGCATCAGATGTTTTCTGGAAGAATTTAATTCCTGTAAGCCCTACTGAAAACATGTGTTGTTGATGTTTATTCAAGAAAATTGGACAGAAATCGTCCAGTTGATGCCAAAACGCAATGCAGAAATTAGGtgtgaaaaaattatattatccGTCATAAGGCTCTAATACAAAGACTTTTTAAGTGTCAAATGTAGcctaataatacaattaaaatgtaaaaatagacaATGATCGTTTTGTGCGCTTTATAATTAACTCATAACTGACCATAAACGTTTTGTGTAACACTTTATAGTAGGCTAACTAAactaaatattatcattatcaaaTCATATCAGTTCATGCAGGGCTACATTCATTTatgaatgtaaatgaaaatgcaaGAAGCAAGGTTTAAGACAATTCTATTACTGataatgtttgttaattttttaaacatattataaagtgttacgaTTTGACTAAAATGTCAAAGATCGAAACGACAAAGACATCTTTCCTGTATTTCTTATGCGCATAATTGCATTCACAATCACTGATAGCACGTAGTGTTGCGTAAAGATGATTCATTCGTCATTCATTGTGCTTTTAACGTCGCAGACAATCCGTTTACTTTCGGTCTGTGTTTTAATTACTAATGTCAATTAAACATAATCAAAAACAGACACTACGCATCTCAGACCTTCagaaaattgtaattgttaggtGTTGTCTGAAGACCTGGAACACCATGTGCTTTATCTAGTTAAATTTTATAGTTTGGTAAAAGGGACGGTCTACTAATAGGCTATATGATGAAAGAGTTATTAAAAATCTCGGCGTATTATTtgtgcaaaacagaaaacagacttGACTCACGTTTGTAGGTCGTTCAACACGCCCTCTGGTTTTAGGTGGAATGGGTGCAAAACCATAATTTGAACCTCAGAAACCATAAATAATCTGGTTTCATGCAGAAATCATACGACTAACCGCTAAAGTTCATCATCCATTCAACGATTGGAGTCCTAAACAGACCAACATTCAGTATTGAAATAGGCCTATTCCCtgtatgatatttatttattcattagaacagattgtcttttcttcttttttttatcgGTTTTTATGGTAtcgtttttttttatggttggTTATTAAACATATTGGGCCTATGTAAATATATCCACCATTCTCTAGGGAATTTGAATATGGGTAATTTGTGGCCACTCACATGGGACCTCGTGGTAAATGGTGTTGCTTTAGGACAAGACATTAGGACAAGCCAAATAGTTCTCCAGTAGGCTACTCCAGTATGAAAtcttcatttagtttaacaGCAACCGTTGTAGCTTTAGTAACAAGAAGCAGAAACACTCCATCTGCGTGACCAGTGCTGCAGATCTTTCATCCAAAAATACTGCTATGAGATTCAAAGCATAGGTGGATGTGGATGCTGATGctgacagaagaaaaaaaagtgagcTGCCACAGTAGTTAAATTAATGTCATGATAGATAGAGATGGTTAAGATGGTTGGTTGGTCAACTGTGAGTCATTTCTGGGCATTTCATAGCTGTGGAATTAGTCATGTAGATCTTATAATACCCGCCTCAATGTAGCATGCGATTGGGTTACTCCTCTACCTCCAATAGAGAAGAAAGAGTCATATTCACACCTAAAACCTGTCAGGCCACTTAGTTCTCTTTAAAACATGATAATCCCGTCATCTGTGTACAATGGCCATAGCTCAAACCCTAAGACATTTTATCCCCTCTAATGTGTTTACCACTTTCATCTGAGTCTAGTTATGCCATAGGGTCCATCAAGAAACGGCTGCTATCTGTTTGATACAATATTTGCAGTTGAAGTTGGGCCATATGTAACATATCTGTTTTCCGTTGGGCTTGTTCGTGGTGTGTGGCCTTCAATTACAGGCTATGATCTAGATGGCGTCGTCTTGGGACACATTGCTCACTCAGAGAAACCCAAAAGCTGGGTGTGTGGGCTGACATGGTCACCTCGATGAGAAGCCCTCGGCCCTGTGTGCTCCGTCCGTGCCTGAACTGTTGAACTTGAACATGATACTAAGATTCAATGCACCGCAACACCTAAATAAAGATAGGCAGGGCCAATCTTTACGTGTTTGACGAGAAACCGTATCCAAAAAATGGCACCGGAGGCCTCTGGGGTGGTTGAACGGGAGGTCAGCCGCGGTTGGGACACGCATATGTTGCCATGTAAAGACAGAGGGCAGCTGCCTGACACCCGCTCAAAGCCTGAGTCCGTAGGCTTCACTCAGCAGCATCGTTCTGCTCCAAATGTAAATACCATCAAATGAGAGAGGTTTTCTTGACAGCTGTGAACCACTGAACTCTCTTTCACCTCAGAAACCGGGGACGATTTCGGGAACCGCTTTCCTCCTTGTCCTTCGAATCTCCTCCAGGCCTCTAAATCCATTCCGAATTGCACCGAAGATGCGTTTCGATGCGCCACAATTAAAACTCATCAGGCACCTCCAGTGCTGGAAATCTCTTAAACTACTATCAGTCCATCTCATCCCCTTGTACTCCCATCACCCTTTAGTGCTCTCCCAAATCAGCTTCCCACGTAATTGCCCTGTTTGAAAGCCCCTTTTCTCTGCTTGTCCGACTTGAGCACCCATTATTCTAATCTCGAGATGTAAAATTGCCCATAATTTCCCTTGTGAGAGCTTGctacttcattcaaaaacacttgtCTTCTCTTCCCATGACTGTCATCTGAACGGAGCAACATAAACTCCACAAATCAAACTCAGGGATGGGAGTATATAAAGAGGAGCTGGCTAAAATCATTCCATACTTTTGGAATATTAAGTGCAGAGAGATGGCTTCCATTTACAGAAGTGTGGTGGATTTTTCAGCGTGGTTTGTTACCTGTCGAGAGAAGGTAAGTGAATTTGCGCTGTGTTGCTGAGATGAGCATGGTTTAGTATGTAAATAAGTAAGAAAATAACTGATTGTGGGACTCGTCGCATGTAAATCTCCCCCAGATGTTGCAGAAGCTCATAAATGCCTATTATTGTACTTGATATTAGAGTTTCATGCAGGAAGAATTTTGTCTTTATTGTTTACTTGCATGAGGGGTGCATGTGGCAGGCATTGTTTTAATACTGACTATAATAAAATATCCACTCAGAAATTTAAGCTTGTGattgattaaaatatatttatttcatgctgAAAGAGCCCCACACCATGCTGAATTGTGTCTAAAGAGCTTGAAATGACAGAGATGCTTTGTAATATGCCTGTTTAAACAAGGCTGTTTAGACAAGACCCTGTTGAGTGAGCTGGGTCAAAGTCAGGTCAAGTGGACCCCGCATTCCTCCAGGTGGCATCTTATTACAGTGGATCAGGGCATAACAGAACCCTTTATTTTGTGACGGTTCAATAATTGGTAGCCTACGCTAACAAATGACCTTAGATTGCTTTTAATATTGACGCGTTTTTGTCGCTGTGCTTCGTAAAAGACCTAAAAACCTGCGTTTAGACTTATCATGATATGTATCCTGAAACAAAAACGTTTTTCAATGTCTTTAGACGCAAAATACATTGATACGAAAGGTGTCTCCTGGTAGTAGATTGCTTCTAATATTGATGCGTTTTTTTGTCGCTTTATACAAGGCCTAAAACAGGCTAGTTAGACTTAGCATATCCTGTAACAAAAAGTCGCGTCGTGTTTTTCAATGTCTTTAAACGCATTTATACGAAAGGTGTAGGAATAAGCACACAATAAATCATTGTGAACGACATTAAATGAACATCAGCGTAATGCGGGACGCTTTAAATGAATCTTCTTGTTCACTGTGTTTAGTTTAAGCGctgaaatgtacatataagtaCATCTAATTTCCATCCTGCACGTGATTGAATGTTGTGGTGATTTATCATGGTGACATCACGACATCCACTCAATCAGTACATTGAATTATTTTACCATTACTTTAGAAAGAAACGAGGTAAACACAAGATGTGGAAAAGCAGATGTTTGCTGACTTGTTGCACAACATCTTGCACATGAAATTCGATAACTAGCCTAAATATAGCGTATTTATCATCACATGGACcacattttatttctgtgattcTGAGTaaataatataggctatttGAATAGAAACACGGACGTCTTATATTTATGGATATTATTCGCTATTTAGCTTCATGTTGTTAGCTCATATATTCAGCATGCATGCTCGCGCAATTTATTTCTGCAAAAAATTGCGGAGCagttacatttgaaataaaaccCTGGAGCAATATTAATAagctaaattaatttaaattggacctgaaagatttttttgtgGATTTTCTCTTATGGATGCAACGTTTAACAAACAGGCAATGTAGTGATTTTGATATCAGAAATGTCCAACAAATAGGCCTTAATACACAATTCCATTCAtccattaaagtaaaataataggTGAAGACAACCGAACCAAGAAAATAACATGCGCTTCAGGTGACAacatgatattaaaaaaaaaaaaaaaaaaatcctggtcAGAGAAGAATAAAACAGCTCATTTTACAGCCATTGCCTTGATCATAATTCATAAATCTCAACCTCCTGTCTGCTCACAGCTGGACAAAGAGAAAAAAGCTAAATCTCTAGAACATGAACACATAAATCTGGGAATTTATAAGTGATGTCGTGATGTAATTGGTGCAGTTACAACGGTTTCGTTAAATCTCAATAATCTCTCCTTCATTTCGATCATAATTTTGTGCTATTTTTTGCGCAATTTATTCCATAACGCTACTGATGATGTACTAAAtctattttactattatttattattattgttacttgtataataataataataataatattcaaatgGCCGTTTATGTTTTGAATAAGCTATCGCATACCAgacctgttttaaatataagaaCATATTACCTGAAATGGTTATGGTGACATCGAAATTTAAGTAGCCTATCAATATTCTGAATATTTCTGTAAATCATTCATAACATACTGTAGCAGCACATTCATTCTTTCATAAATCCTTTATTTCAAGCACATTgtaaaagatctgaaaaagtcAAAAAGCTACTGAAGTGTAATAAGTGTAATCTGCTTGCATAGATAGTAAAACAGTCCTTTCAAACACACCAAGCAATTAAACACATGATGGACATTGTAAAGGAAAGCACCATCACAGGTTAGGCAGGTGTCAATACGGAATAGAGTCTCTCTGGCTCTGTTTTTCCGCTTTCAATCACATCATCTGAGGTCTGGCCAGAGGATCCTGGTGGTGTGGGGGATACCAGTGCCCGTAATTGTTCATATAGCTGCTTGGGTGCATGGGTGGCACTTTGTTGGCCATTGAGACCTCCCAGAGCTGAGACAGACCCGGAGAACAAGGAGAGGACGAGGAGGTGGTGTGGAGCATGTCTCCTTCAGGTCCACTGGACCCATGCTTCATTATCTTCTTATATTTGGAGCGCTTGTTTTGAAACCATATTTTCACCTTGAGTAAACAGAATAGAAacaaaaagaacattaaaatacatCTTAAATGGTGCAACAATTGAGGCCACATTTTTCTAGCAATCAAGGCATCAGTGGTCTTTTCTAACACCATTTTTTCATTATGATATTGAGGCAGCTTGAACAGTCTTTGCAGATATGGACTCTGTGACACTGCTGTGTTTCATTACTCACATGCTCAGCAATTGTTCCGCCCTGCCATTTTTATGAAGGCAGTGAAGCATGTGTCTGACAACAACAATCACAgcgtaaaaatacatttaaatttagttgAACTGAAATGACTTCCAGAGAGCTTGTTTGGCAGATTTTGATAAAAGAACCATTGGAATACATTTACCACGGAGGTGGAACATATTGATGATTTAggcaatatttaacaaaatattagcaaaaccatatttttttcatgcactgCTCAAATTTAAGCTTCCATCTTTTAGACACACTGTAAACGTGAACAGTACTACTAACTTATAAAGATTGAGTACACTGCActtaaagtctgttaaatcatTGATACAACtttaaacaattacattttctaaaatgaggagtttaggtttatttttgtatagctcaacatttttgagtaaacacttatacttaaattattatttttaagttgaCTTAGCGACATAAAGTGGCATCATCCACGTCACGTCATTGCTCTAACCGACGTTATCGGAAGAATCcattcaacattaaactgagttgcagcagatttcaatttcccagcatgctttgtgtCACACTGtgtaaggagaataaatgttgaaattgagttGCCCAAGATTAATACAGGGGAAGATgtgttattatttaatgttctgttattttggtatttaaagGTGTTTCTGTGATGTTGAAGTTTTGTAGGGTAACCATCGTAGTGAAGATAGTGACTGTGGATAGGTCGAGAAGAGGCTGTGAAACTTCAAGGCTGTACATACTGCATGTTGATTAACAGTTCATGCAGCAAGAAAATAGTGATAGTCTCATTGATGGTTACATTAGCACATGCTAGTGTGCTGTTGCTAACTAACACTTAACCATAAAGATTAGGTGttagtttattcaatatttcaattaaatagTAATTAGCGAGTTTGTGCAgtacaaaatcaatttttttaagttctactaaaataatcattgaattgtttacttaaatgttttgagtattctgaacttatcgGGTTTTACAAGCACTGCATcaaaacaattgaaaaatgagaaacaatagttttaagtacagcggacaaaatattttaaaattaaaattaaaatgttacagttTGACctaattgttatttataattattgtttactttaaaaatttgagttgctttacttaattttttttgaggTAATCGGTGTCTTCAAAAATTGAGTATTTTGAACTTATTGGGTTTTACAGtgagaaaacatccaaaatacacatttaagtgtttaatTTATTACACTATCTATTTGCGTCTAAAGATTTCAATTCCAatacatacactctaaaaaaatgctgggttgtttcaacaaaaatttgggtcaaatatggacaaaccccaCCATtggggtaaaaatttaatttaaaaatattttttttttctcattcactgagccagaaatctccacttcagcagtacttacatacaccaaactttacagttttattcctatctataatCGGAAGGTCTTTACAGAGCGTTTGTTCATATATGTTAATTCGCctgatttatataacattttattcctaaaaacatgGTGAGTTTTTTTCTTGCTGTTGACAGTAAAACAAAGTGTGGGCTCAAAGCCAGGTTCAGAATTTGTTTCCtggtttattttgttaaataaaccaGGAAACAAACTCTGAACCTGGCTTTATATAATGTTCAGGCTTCTGtactggaaatgtatgcaagtGCCTcgtttgcatatttaaacatataaaaaaaaaaccttttaataTAATTGTCTTAATGTACAGTGATTGATCAACAGGGGAAGGATGGTGATATCTATTATTTACCTGTGATGTCCTGCCTTAAGctttaaaaaatcttcatttatgatttaattttatGGCCAGAAGGCTACAGCGGTGTAGGTGTCCTGGCATTATAATATAACTTATAGCtttaactgtatttatttgactgCAAATACATTCATGCACAAATGTTAGAGATGTGTCCTTAATGATGTGGGAGTTTATGGTTCCCTTGTCAGAATGTGTACTCAATTTAGAAACACCTTATTGAGACCCAAAACTGCGCCTTCGGAAGAACTCAGCCGAACGCCTGCATGAAAAACACCAGCCACGCTGAAAGGCTGACTCAGAGAGCCCACCTAACGGAGTTTCCATAACCTCAGACAATCGAAATCTATGCAATGGGTTTTACACAATGTTATTAGTTTGGCTGTCAACAGATTTAATAAACACATGTAAAAgggattttcttttttatttccaaAGATCGGTTTGCCAAACAGCTTTTATGGTGAGGTGATGGATTCCAGACCTATGTTATATGTGTAAGGAGGGACTTGGAAAAGCCAAAAGCATACGCTTGTGTGGCACTTGTTAATGTGCCTTCAATCACGTTTATGGATCAAATGGAAACTGGCAGCCATGCTCTGGATTTCAGATGGTTGCCACCAATACTGCAGGTACATTTTGTATCAGTTACATCGTATTCACAAACAGTAGGTTTGATTTGCAACCACCGTCTGAGGTTAATGTGAGAGGCATTCTTCACTTTGATGCGCTTTGATGAAAACCGAGGCGTAATCAGACAGGAAACCCCTTATAGCTGTGAGACAGACTGAACTCATTCTCCATGGCCAAAAATGAGGAGCAACCTGTCACACTCAGGGCAGCAAGTGTGTAATGTAGATGAAGAGGGAGGGAAGAAACGAAGAAGGAAAGCTGTGAATGAAAAACAGAGCAAGCATAATGGGAAGGCTTATGCTGTGTATGCCATCGGCAATATGGCTGCACCCAGGCTTATGTTAGGTTTCCATTTTtctccacacacaaacactgatgcatgcattaatattttactgttcATTCTGGTACATGCGTGTCAACAGGAgggatttataaaaataaatctatgtCCATAACACCACCCTACAGGAACTCATTAATGGGTGTGACATCAACATAACAAGTATAGACATATAGATGACTTATTAATCAATCCCAAAAGGAATGTATACAAAAAGACACTAAAGAGTATTTAAAATGGGATAGCATATGTGTTTTGCTAAAATACACTAGTGAAAAGTCCAGTCCTAAAACTCATCAGCACAATCTTTAAGCTCATTTATCTCATTCACTGGCCCAGAAATGACCGTATTTTGTTAAATCCATCATGAGCGAGCAGTTGGATATGTATTATTAAGCATGAGGCTTAAGAAATCAAGAATAAATAATACTTGGGATAACTGCTTAAGCACtaggaaaaaaatattctctCATACTGTAAAGACTAAGAACACAAAAGCTAGTGCGCTAactaaaaaatgaaagtatAGGTTGGATTAAACGAAATCCTCACTTAGCTTTAACAATAGAGAAACAAATCAGCCTACTTGCGTATACATGACACAAAGTACATAAATGCTCAGAAACCAGTCATGACTGACTCATAATGGTCTTATTTGACTGTTCATCCAGTATGATACTGAGTTAAAGCCTCACCTCTGCATAATTACTTTTAAAGtggccttaaaaaaaaaaaaagttcttgagccacacttgaaaaaaaagattattattgcattcgataaaaatatcaaactaaCAGGCATTTGCAGTTAAATTGCACTAGACCTATATCAAAGAAGTAACTTCACTTTTGAAATGACTTAACTGGCgtttttagtggatgtatgaagtcagtttCCCTCAAGTTCATGCAGGTGAACAAGCctagttcatcacattaacatGGATTATGGACTAAGTACTTTTTAATGACCAAATAATTTCAAACCTAacaaaagtttcagttttcttttGTAAGGGTGTTAGTGCTAGGCCTATATTACTTTGAAATAAATGCACTTGTCTCGACATTTTGCTTCTAACGCAATGATATCCCTGAGGCTTAAATAGCCTATTTTTGGAGCAACTCTATGTAAAACAAATAACATCTAAAATTCACATTTCTTTGTTCGAAATTAATTGTTTTTCTGTGGCACACGAGCAGCGCCCATATGACAAATTCCATAAAACCGACGCCATCTTAATGAGATGCGTCAACAGATCATACTGTATAGACTAATCCACTTCTCATATAATATATGTTTCACATCTGCTCTCCTCAACAGAAAATTTGCAATTCGTCCTGTCAAATTAACTAAGGAGTCAGGACTAGGCCTCATACCGAATCAAGAAGACCATGTTGCAGTCATAAACTGAAGTGAGAATGCTAGACATTTACCTGTGTTTGCGTGAGTCCCAGTTTCGCGGCTAAATCGGCGCGTTCGGGCAGCGCGAGGTACTGGGTCTGCTGGAAGCGCTGGTGCAGCGCCTGCAGCTGAACACTGGAGTAAATGGTTCGCGGTTTGCGGATCTTCTTCCCCTTGCCATTAAGGCGAATTTCACCATTCTCAATGACCGCTGGCTTTTCATGGTCTTCAGGCATGCAGATGAAATAAAACGACAGCATTATGACATAGTAAATGCTCAGGATAAGTCTTCAAACAAGCAGGTTATTAACCCTGCTTAACCGTGAGAAAAGTCGTAAATTATGTCACACTAAAGAGCTGTAACTGTCTTTTGATTTACAATAGCCAAATAAGAGATTTATCAGGTGTTTTAGAGGGAACATTAATGGGTCATCATTTTTAAGATCGGCAAACCATAATTAACCTcgttttaaagtcatgtttACAGGCCTACCGAGCCTAAACTTGAACCTAAGAGCAAACAGTGACATTCTACACAAGCCACAACATCGTTATCTTTGGAAGAATTACAATTAtatcattgttgaaaaaatatatagcctatatctGAAAGACTTCTTCGCTTAATGGCTATTGCAAAATTGACATCGATTTCCACAGCGCTGGACCTTCGGTGCAcgtacaaaatattatttataatttatatgcaTGTATAACAACATATTTTAACAGTGGATTTACTTCAGCTTTCTACACATGTTGTGTGTATTGCTCTAGTGTTGATGAATTACTGAAATGTGAACTATGTGCAATATTTAGGCTATATCGTCGAAATTAATGGCATTGTTGAAGACATGATGACTgcattaattttcatttctcCTAGAGTAGTCTAAATTGTTTTTAAGAATTATCACAATGCAGACTGATACCTAAATTACGACACGGtgtgttaattgtttttaatgtttttaaatcaagTTCGAGGCCTACCAGGAAAACGAGATTTACCAAGCTTAAAAACACGAATCCCCCAATAAgtttaagaaagaaaaacagtttttgaaTGAAAGTCGTTAAAACAAAAGGTCAGAACCTTGTGTGCAATACTCAGACTTTTGTGTTTAGCATTTGAAACTGATTTAC from Ctenopharyngodon idella isolate HZGC_01 chromosome 12, HZGC01, whole genome shotgun sequence carries:
- the dlx4b gene encoding homeobox protein Dlx4b, whose product is MMSMSFMSDTLNSPDPSKSAFLEFGHGLTSNQQHLSGFAHNIYPVHGLHSGGHLQHDGPYPSTASHYSRPLGYAYPGPVSAPAPGAYVPYQPNNHSSTLAHTRAEETNHEKPAVIENGEIRLNGKGKKIRKPRTIYSSVQLQALHQRFQQTQYLALPERADLAAKLGLTQTQVKIWFQNKRSKYKKIMKHGSSGPEGDMLHTTSSSSPCSPGLSQLWEVSMANKVPPMHPSSYMNNYGHWYPPHHQDPLARPQMM